A region from the Drosophila ananassae strain 14024-0371.13 chromosome 2L, ASM1763931v2, whole genome shotgun sequence genome encodes:
- the LOC6501523 gene encoding nose resistant to fluoxetine protein 6 encodes MVNRITVFLVVGLTMIGASETSLVNQRLKLFDYDQIDFTAITTDDEQCSADMKVIVEALKTRSTWALKMIDSWGSFPSGVLYGTFYDLGNFDECLKVHHEISSSQTILGKYCFMGIPIKDVTEIEALQSMQIKIATCFPASCSGPQMESFAKQLHQILFNITESNITLNIDESGCQTGESDPWDGLTIFTVAFLSLLTLIVVISTLYDYFLCNDQKKLPLLVKIVSARANSRSLFRVSDTSTNPNVIDCLHGIRCLSLIWVVYLHEHMYCLISPNINFTYAISWLEKPMGSFFQHGYFSVDTFLFIGGLLVSMTALRTMEKTKGKLNVPMMYLHRVIRIWPVLALAILIYVKMMPLVSGGPLFKSGFHGKEACINGWYWDLIFIQNYATQDVCLDQSWYLAVDMQLYVLSPILLIALYKWGKKAAFGIIVLVALLLCCLFATQMVNNYTVYNKLTGDDPEANQKLYLATHTHCAPWLIGFLFGYFLHSNRGKKFELSWRMVLLGWILCLAMIFTSIFALYPAGKSGAPPLSTVAESLYYTLSRLGWPLAVGWVVFACIQGYGSLANSFLSSPLWQPLSRLSYSVYIWHMFIQEVNSRNVRTSTYFSGYTVMKNFWSDFGISLVMSYALFLIIEAPVGGLDALWRPRTNTKPNQPILTSVETQNPPTEGNKIEKLELTT; translated from the exons ATGGTCAACAGAATAACCGTTTTCCTGGTCGTTGGCCTGACTATGATTGGAGCATCTGAGACAAGCCTAGTGAATCAAAGACTAAAATTATTCGATTATGATCAAATTGATTTTACCGCCATTACAACGGATGACGAACAGTGCAGTGCTGACATGAAGGTTATTGTGGAGGCTTTAAAAACCAGAAGTACCTGGGCTCTGAAAA TGATCGATTCATGGGGATCCTTTCCCTCCGGCGTTTTGTACGGCACATTCTATGATCTGGGCAATTTTGATGAGTGCCTGAAAGTTCACCATGAGATTAGTAGCTCCCAAACGATCCTAGGAAAGTACTGCTTTATGGGGATTCCCATCAAGGATGTCACTGAAATCGAAGCGCTTCAATCCATGCAAATAAAGATAGCCACATGTTTTCCCGCCTCATGCTCGGGTCCTCAAATGGAATCGTTTGCTAAGCAGTTACATCAAATACTCTTTAATATTACCGAGAGTAATATTACTTTAAACATTGATGAATCCGGGTGCCAAACGGGCGAGTCTGATCCATGGGATGGTCTAACTATCTTTACAGT TGCATTTTTGTCGTTGCTTACTCTGATTGTTGTTATCAGCACATTGTATGACTATTTTCTGTGTAACGATCAAA AAAAGCTTCCTCTATTAGTCAAGATTGTCTCGGCTCGGGCGAACTCTCGATCCCTTTTCCGCGTTTCGGACACCAGCACAAATCCGAATGTAATTGACTGTCTTCATGGCATTCGCTGCTTGTCACTTATCTGGGTGGTTTATCTCCACGAGCACATGTATTGCTTGATATCCCCCAATATTAATTTTACCTATGCGATTTCG TGGCTGGAAAAACCCATGGGGAGCTTTTTCCAGCATGGTTACTTCTCAGTGGATACCTTTTTGTTTATCGGGGGCTTGCTTGTGTCAATGACTGCCTTGCGGACTATGGAAAA GACCAAGGGGAAACTGAATGTTCCGATGATGTATTTACATCGCGTCATTCGTATCTGGCCTGTCCTGGCCCTGGCTATACTCATATACGTAAAGATGATGCCTTTAGTGAGTGGAGGACCACTTTTCAAGAGTGGCTTTCATGGCAAAGAGGCTTGCATAAATGGCTGGTATTGGGACCtgatttttatacaaaattatGCTACGCAGGATGTG TGTCTGGATCAGTCCTGGTATCTCGCTGTTGATATGCAACTCTATGTTTTATCCCCCATTTTGCTAATCGCTCTCTATAAATGGGGCAAGAAAGCAGCCTTCGGAATCATTGTTCTTGTGGCGCTCCTACTGTGCTGCCTGTTTGCCACTCAAATGGTTAATAATTATACAGTGTATAACAA GCTTACAGGTGATGATCCTGAGGCTAATCAAAAGTTGTATCTAGCCACCCACACGCATTGTGCTCCTTGGCTCATTGGATTCCTGTTTGGCTACTTTTTGCACTCAAACCGTGGTAAAAAGTTTGAGCTAAGCTGGAGAATGGTTTTGTTGGGCTGGATCCTATGCTTGGCCATGATCTTTACATCGATCTTCGCCCTATATCCTGCTGGCAAGAGCGGTGCCCCTCCTCTGTCTACAGTAGCAGAGTCCCTTTACTACACCCTTTCGCGCTTGGGCTGGCCTCTGGCTGTGGGCTGGGTGGTTTTTGCCTGCATCCAAGGATACGGAAGCTTAGCCAACAGTTTTCTGTCCTCGCCTTTATGGCAGCCCCTCTCAAGGCTCTCGTATTCGGTCTACATCTGGCACATGTTCATCCAGGAGGTTAACAGCAGGAATGTACGGACAAGTACCTACTTCTCGGGATACACTGTG ATGAAAAATTTCTGGTCAGACTTTGGCATAAGCTTGGTTATGTCCTATGCATTATTTCTTATAATTGAGGCTCCAGTCGGTGGACTAGATGCCCTCTGGAGACCTCGTACAAACACGAAGCCCAATCAGCCAATATTGACATCAGTGGAGACACAAAACCCCCCAACTGAAGGaaataaaatcgaaaaacTCGAACTTACTACATAG
- the LOC6501522 gene encoding probable low-specificity L-threonine aldolase 2 → MSHSVVDLRSDTVSQPTAQMRARMATAVVGDDVYGEDPTVNELETRTASIFGKEAGVFVPSGTMGNLLAIMVHCHRRGTEALVGDLSHIFLYEQGGASHLAGVQLATLKNAQDGTFSLEELRRRIRHEDQHEPITSMVVVENTHNICGGKVVPLAFLDELAALVRKPGVGTGSARIALHMDGARVFNAAAALGVSVERICRDFDSVSICFSKGLSAPVGSVLVGSKEFIAEARRLRKALGGGMRQVGILAVAGLVALDEVVPLLGKDHERTKKIAKAIFEIQSPNITVELDTVQSNILLVEITQPKLEASEFASRLGTVEPEELAAGVTDKNGSGIVVKASARDWAFARLVLYNQIDDEKVELAIRKLKYVIGQYDKRWPRA, encoded by the exons ATGTCCCACTCCGTTGTTGACCTCCGCTCGGACACTGTTAGTCAGCCCACGGCCCAGATGCGGGCCCGGATGGCCACTGCCGTGGTCGGGGATGATGTATACGGCGAGGATCCCACCGTCAACGAACTGGAGACGCGGACAGCGTCTATTTTCGGCAAGGAGGCCGGCGTCTTTGTGCCCAGCGGCACCATGGGAAATCTACTAGCAA TCATGGTTCACTGCCACCGTCGCGGCACAGAGGCGCTCGTCGGCGATTTATCGCACATCTTTCTCTACGAGCAAG GTGGAGCCTCGCACCTGGCCGGCGTCCAATTAGCCACGCTGAAGAACGCCCAGGACGGTACTTTCAGTCTGGAGGAGCTGCGTCGCCGGATCCGGCACGAGGACCAACACGAGCCCATCACCtcgatggtggtggtggagaaCACCCACAATATATGCGGTGGCAAGGTGGTGCCGCTGGCCTTCCTGGATGAGCTGGCTGCCCTGGTGCGCAAGCCGGGCGTGGGCACCGGTTCCGCCCGCATCGCCCTCCACATGGACGGGGCGAGAGTGTTCAACGCGGCTGCCGCCCTAGGCGTCAGCGTGGAGCGCATCTGTCGGGACTTTGACTCCGTTTCTATTTGCTTCAGTAAGGGCTTATCGGCCCCGGTGGGATCAGTATTGGTTGGCTCCAAGGAATTCATTGCAGA AGCTCGTCGCTTGCGCAAGGCCTTAGGTGGCGGCATGCGTCAGGTGGGTATCCTGGCGGTGGCTGGACTGGTGGCTTTGGACGAGGTGGTTCCATTGCTGGGAAAAGATCACGAACGCACCAAGAAAATCGCCAAAG ccatttttgaaattcaaAGCCCCAACATTACCGTGGAATTGGACACAGTGCAGAGCAACATATTGCTGGTGGAGATCACCCAGCCAAAGCTGGAGGCCAGTGAGTTTGCCTCTCGCCTGGGAACCGTGGAGCCAGAGGAGTTGGCCGCAGGAGTGACTGACAAAAATGGAAGTGGAATCGTGGTAAAGGCTTCTGCTCGAGATTGGGCCTTTGCCCGGCTGGTGCTTTACAACCAAATTGATGACGAGAAGGTGGAGTTGGCCATCCGGAAGCTGAAGTACGTTATTGGACAGTACGATAAACGCTGGCCCCGGGCCTAA